The proteins below come from a single Natranaerofaba carboxydovora genomic window:
- the hfq gene encoding RNA chaperone Hfq, with amino-acid sequence MTKGKNNTINLQDNFLNIVRKDKLNVTIYLVNGFQLRGTVKSFDNFTVMIESEGKQQMIYKHAISTIKPAKNVDIFSDE; translated from the coding sequence TTGACAAAGGGTAAAAACAACACCATTAATCTCCAGGATAATTTTTTAAACATAGTAAGAAAAGATAAACTCAATGTTACTATTTACCTTGTAAATGGTTTTCAATTACGTGGCACCGTAAAAAGTTTTGACAACTTTACTGTTATGATTGAGTCAGAAGGTAAGCAGCAAATGATTTACAAGCATGCTATTTCTACCATAAAGCCTGCTAAAAACGTAGATATTTTTTCTGATGAATAA
- a CDS encoding radical SAM protein has protein sequence MDKKIVLIDGYVDEPSCLGVPPYISPYIRYTYGALLDLGIKEEKIDYYLIDVVRENMKEYIDKFKSADFVIIIAGTTVPGKYMGGKPISLKEVNNISKQIFKDTKTLLGGPVLLTIKDTSAFANIEVSGFLDETGALGIYEYLSGQKAENEKINYWAKLGSKITRKHPNYPAIVCEIETYRGCIRPKSCKFCSEYLKKVLYTRPYDEIAKEVEALYSEGNKYFRIGAQTDLFMYGADYENGILTPKPQIIHKLYSDINKKAPNISVLHMDNVNPATIADFPSKSEEIIKIITDYNTPGDTAAFGLESADPKVLKANNVGTSPEKTKKAIKIMNELGGFREDGIPKLLPGLNFLHGLNNEDEETYELNFNFLKELLDEGYLLRRINIRQVIPVPGFEKNKVNEYKFNKYKEKINKEINKPMLERVFPTGIIMKNVLIENVEGNISFGRQLGTYPILIGVPGVHEVGRFIEVKIIEHGYRSITGLKYPFNINEASLEELRALPGIGKKRASNLFVKKPFEDFEEVKKSLDDSFNPKELERLKGCLDVF, from the coding sequence TTGGACAAAAAAATTGTACTTATAGACGGTTATGTAGACGAGCCGTCATGCTTAGGGGTACCACCTTATATATCACCGTACATAAGATATACTTACGGGGCTTTACTTGATTTGGGTATAAAAGAAGAAAAAATAGATTATTACTTGATAGATGTAGTAAGGGAAAATATGAAAGAGTATATTGATAAGTTTAAAAGTGCTGATTTTGTTATAATTATTGCTGGTACTACTGTACCTGGCAAATACATGGGCGGAAAACCTATTTCTCTTAAAGAGGTAAATAATATTTCCAAGCAGATATTTAAGGATACGAAAACATTATTAGGTGGTCCTGTTTTATTAACCATTAAGGACACATCGGCCTTTGCTAATATTGAGGTTAGTGGATTTTTGGATGAAACAGGAGCTTTGGGGATTTATGAGTATTTGTCAGGACAAAAAGCAGAAAATGAAAAGATAAACTACTGGGCAAAACTTGGTTCTAAGATAACAAGAAAACACCCAAATTACCCGGCTATTGTATGTGAGATAGAAACTTATAGAGGATGTATAAGACCTAAGAGCTGTAAATTTTGTAGTGAATATCTAAAGAAAGTTTTGTACACCAGGCCGTATGATGAAATAGCCAAAGAAGTAGAAGCTTTATACAGTGAAGGAAATAAATATTTTCGCATAGGTGCTCAAACAGATTTATTCATGTATGGAGCTGATTATGAAAATGGTATACTTACGCCAAAGCCTCAGATAATACATAAACTATATTCTGACATTAACAAAAAAGCACCAAATATATCAGTGCTTCACATGGATAATGTAAACCCGGCAACTATTGCTGATTTCCCTTCAAAATCAGAGGAAATAATTAAAATAATAACAGATTATAATACACCCGGTGATACTGCTGCATTTGGGCTAGAATCGGCTGATCCAAAGGTGTTAAAGGCAAACAATGTAGGAACTTCTCCAGAGAAAACAAAAAAGGCCATTAAAATAATGAATGAATTAGGTGGGTTTAGAGAAGATGGTATCCCTAAACTTCTACCTGGACTTAATTTTTTGCATGGTTTAAATAACGAAGATGAAGAAACTTATGAGTTAAATTTTAACTTTTTAAAAGAGCTCCTTGATGAGGGGTATTTACTTAGAAGAATTAATATTAGACAGGTGATACCTGTCCCTGGATTTGAAAAAAATAAGGTGAATGAGTACAAATTTAACAAATACAAAGAAAAAATTAATAAAGAAATAAACAAGCCGATGTTAGAAAGAGTTTTTCCCACGGGCATTATTATGAAAAATGTTCTTATAGAAAATGTGGAAGGAAACATATCATTTGGGCGCCAACTTGGGACTTATCCTATTTTGATTGGTGTGCCAGGTGTACATGAAGTAGGAAGATTCATTGAAGTTAAGATTATAGAACATGGTTATAGATCTATTACAGGATTAAAATACCCTTTTAATATTAATGAAGCTAGCCTTGAAGAGCTTAGGGCACTCCCCGGAATTGGCAAAAAAAGAGCCTCTAACTTATTTGTTAAGAAGCCTTTTGAAGACTTTGAGGAAGTTAAGAAAAGTTTGGACGATTCTTTTAACCCGAAGGAACTAGAACGGCTAAAAGGTTGTTTGGATGTATTCTAA
- a CDS encoding leucine-rich repeat domain-containing protein, translating into MSVRKLFHLLLITCLFVSVAFMTGCTPEYEVEVQADPEETGEIKGEGTYEEGEEVTVEVESKEGYEFEGWYKGEERVSEAEEYEFEIEENKELVAGFAEIVNIPDENLEAAIKEELGVDQVTKENIEDLTVLDAVGEDITNIEGIEHAVNLEELDLGRTNIRDEGIEQLAEADDLEELNLFHTNVTDKGVENLAEADNLEELDLSHNEVTDDGVKQLAEADNLEELDLRHTEVTDKGVEHLAEADNLEELNLFYTNVTDKGVEHLAEADNLEYLTLPGVRRVAGGKNESEVTNVNPLAEAENLEKLDLRGTEVTNEGVEYLAKADILEVLDLEDTQITGEVIKHLSEVENLEKLKLSRTEVTDDEIKDLAKDLAEIDNLEHLDLRGTEVTDVNALAEADNLKELYIGIAKSEWLHFTEVTDDGVKQLPENDSLKKLDISGTEITDEGIEQLAEADSLEYLNLERTEVTDEGIKHLTEFDNLEHLNLRSLRRTEVTDEGIKHLAELDNLEELSLHDTEVTDEGLEYLAEADSLEELDIRRTEVEDEIISKLENAGIDVTY; encoded by the coding sequence TTGTCAGTAAGAAAATTGTTTCATTTATTATTGATCACATGCTTATTTGTTTCAGTAGCTTTTATGACAGGTTGTACTCCAGAGTACGAAGTAGAAGTACAGGCTGATCCTGAAGAAACAGGAGAAATTAAGGGCGAAGGCACTTATGAGGAAGGTGAAGAGGTTACAGTAGAGGTTGAATCTAAAGAGGGTTATGAATTTGAAGGTTGGTATAAGGGTGAAGAAAGAGTCAGCGAAGCTGAAGAATATGAATTTGAAATTGAAGAAAACAAAGAATTAGTTGCTGGTTTTGCTGAAATTGTAAACATTCCTGATGAAAACTTAGAGGCAGCAATTAAGGAAGAATTAGGTGTAGATCAAGTGACTAAAGAAAATATTGAGGATTTAACGGTCTTGGATGCAGTTGGTGAAGATATAACTAACATCGAAGGAATTGAGCATGCAGTCAATTTAGAAGAACTTGATCTTGGTAGGACCAATATAAGAGATGAAGGAATAGAGCAACTAGCAGAAGCTGATGATTTAGAAGAACTTAATCTTTTTCATACCAATGTAACAGATAAAGGAGTAGAAAATTTGGCGGAAGCTGACAATTTAGAAGAGCTTGATCTTAGTCATAACGAAGTAACAGATGACGGGGTAAAACAACTAGCAGAAGCTGATAATTTAGAAGAGCTTGACCTTCGTCATACCGAAGTAACAGATAAAGGAGTAGAACATCTGGCGGAAGCTGATAATTTAGAAGAACTTAATCTTTTTTATACCAATGTAACAGATAAAGGAGTAGAACATTTGGCAGAAGCTGACAATTTAGAATATCTTACTCTTCCAGGAGTTCGAAGAGTTGCAGGAGGAAAAAACGAATCCGAAGTAACAAATGTGAATCCACTGGCAGAAGCTGAAAATTTAGAAAAACTTGATCTTAGAGGAACCGAAGTAACAAATGAAGGAGTAGAATACCTGGCAAAAGCAGACATATTGGAAGTGCTTGATCTCGAAGATACCCAAATAACAGGTGAAGTAATAAAACATCTATCAGAAGTTGAAAATTTAGAAAAACTTAAGCTTAGCAGAACTGAAGTAACAGATGACGAGATAAAAGACCTGGCAAAAGACCTGGCAGAAATTGATAATTTGGAACACCTTGATCTTAGAGGAACCGAAGTAACAGACGTAAACGCACTAGCAGAAGCTGATAATTTAAAAGAGCTTTATATTGGCATAGCAAAAAGTGAATGGTTACATTTCACCGAAGTAACAGACGATGGGGTAAAACAACTACCAGAAAATGATAGTTTAAAAAAGCTTGACATTAGCGGAACCGAAATAACAGATGAAGGAATAGAACAATTAGCAGAAGCAGATAGTTTAGAATATCTTAATCTTGAAAGAACCGAAGTAACAGATGAAGGGATAAAACACTTGACAGAATTTGATAATTTGGAACACCTTAATCTTAGAAGTCTTAGAAGAACTGAAGTAACAGATGAAGGAATAAAACACCTAGCAGAACTTGATAATTTAGAAGAGCTTAGTCTTCATGATACCGAAGTAACAGATGAAGGATTAGAATACCTGGCAGAAGCAGATAGTTTAGAAGAGCTTGATATTAGAAGAACCGAAGTAGAGGATGAAATAATATCCAAATTAGAAAATGCAGGTATTGATGTCACATATTGA
- a CDS encoding recombinase family protein, which produces MITDKILSKSIFASLLSYSKEESLIDKISNSRINAIYARVSTREQAREGYSIEHQISKLKAYFELNGWNNTEVFADEGFSAKDLDRPKLKELINLIKENKIERVGTLAVDRMSRNMIDMLNFIEMCEEHDTTFVCPTINFDTSTPVGRMVLHILSAFAEFQRRMIADSVKSNMDNIVENKGLYLTVPPFGYSIDKSTGRLEIVEEEAYWIKKMAEKFVAGEGYRDIARWLNENNVKTKRSNNWSPASVKNILTNEIYTGVTLWNRRYYDKKGKLRYREKSKWIVHEDTHEEIFTPKMWEEINKRVKEINSMTSNNRTIKEKAQSKNRPKYNLSGMLYCGYCNSKMTTRKYSSKGPNKDKRIFVCSNYQKNGRCKFNYIFLEKADKDSTTLINYLKKINQHPNKNLNYNTKNHKKIQRLKKLQSQALEHNMKLINEKFTRQLKAYENGIINLEELNQAKNRLKKEQNVIENRYKFSINNSHKILSTIFYEIKVMENQITSYKLNPNYFTISK; this is translated from the coding sequence ATTATAACCGATAAAATTTTATCGAAAAGCATTTTTGCCTCTTTATTAAGCTACTCTAAGGAGGAAAGTCTTATAGATAAAATTAGTAACAGCAGGATAAATGCAATTTATGCAAGGGTTTCAACCCGGGAGCAGGCTAGGGAAGGTTATTCTATAGAACATCAGATAAGTAAGCTTAAGGCATATTTTGAGCTAAATGGCTGGAACAATACAGAAGTCTTTGCAGATGAGGGTTTTTCAGCTAAAGATCTAGATAGGCCAAAGCTAAAAGAACTTATTAACTTAATTAAAGAAAACAAAATTGAACGTGTTGGCACCTTGGCAGTGGATAGAATGTCAAGAAATATGATAGATATGTTAAATTTCATTGAAATGTGTGAAGAACACGACACAACTTTTGTTTGCCCTACTATTAATTTTGACACTTCTACTCCGGTAGGTAGGATGGTCCTTCATATTTTATCTGCTTTTGCAGAGTTTCAAAGGAGAATGATAGCTGACAGTGTTAAGTCCAATATGGACAATATAGTTGAAAACAAAGGGCTTTATCTGACAGTACCACCTTTTGGCTACAGCATAGATAAGAGTACAGGGAGATTAGAGATAGTTGAAGAAGAAGCTTACTGGATCAAAAAAATGGCCGAAAAATTTGTTGCAGGGGAAGGTTACAGGGATATCGCTAGATGGTTAAATGAAAACAATGTCAAAACCAAACGGAGCAATAACTGGAGTCCAGCCTCAGTTAAAAACATCCTTACAAACGAAATATATACCGGAGTTACATTATGGAACAGAAGATATTACGATAAAAAAGGAAAGCTTAGATACAGAGAAAAAAGTAAATGGATAGTACATGAAGACACTCACGAGGAGATCTTTACCCCTAAAATGTGGGAAGAAATAAATAAAAGAGTAAAAGAAATAAATTCAATGACCAGTAATAATAGAACAATCAAAGAAAAAGCTCAAAGCAAAAATCGACCTAAATATAATTTGTCAGGTATGTTATACTGCGGATACTGCAATTCCAAAATGACCACAAGAAAATACAGCTCCAAAGGCCCAAACAAAGATAAAAGGATATTTGTTTGCTCTAACTACCAAAAAAACGGCAGATGTAAGTTCAATTATATTTTTTTAGAAAAAGCAGATAAGGATAGTACCACATTAATAAACTATCTAAAAAAAATTAACCAGCACCCAAACAAAAACCTTAATTATAATACCAAAAACCACAAAAAAATACAAAGGCTAAAAAAATTACAAAGCCAAGCACTTGAGCATAATATGAAACTTATAAATGAAAAGTTCACTAGACAGTTAAAAGCATATGAAAATGGCATCATCAATCTTGAGGAACTCAATCAAGCAAAAAATCGCCTCAAAAAAGAGCAGAATGTTATAGAGAATAGATACAAGTTTAGTATTAATAACTCCCATAAAATACTTAGCACTATATTTTATGAAATTAAGGTTATGGAAAATCAAATAACCAGCTACAAGCTTAATCCAAACTATTTTACTATTTCTAAGTAA
- a CDS encoding insertion element protein yields MNFYTRIANKRDQIVEIDTPVSEDKVDLRQEDYEKMSRKAFNKKHRLFLTREQFTPVKLKYKDKTYPLQLNHCNNPFCRWFGENQSEISRLSTRGRKRYKYRIDGDWEKEDRGRMIICNNDPNVPGAYGNCATRPVSNWSAAEEIKRLVTINTPVDIEPEYKYHKDSCNKPHTNPFDNPEDFQKYGKSKYNSQRLRCKECYKITTLMPEREKAFTYHQQRSEIVPTLASMLINRVPVKRACEILNISSQTYYDKLEYVYLRCLEFLSKFETNPLSDKFFDKLWINTDMFIYYLNNSRHKLKGNKRRNRVTKESFKRMETNLIVSGDIHSGYVLRADLAYDWDATREKLLADTKKYKCDHMEESERKNARLEHSYFPQPPTKFDKENLSNIDEEIEKYKQEKKNFDTRFDYVSGLHVSPRYTAIAHFWLLKNLLNVKDWFFINDDDGSLKNSIFRVFKDEIKNGYANYFLCQVDHDKQLSQALKEHQESKIELKNWRDECGLSKKLSIWQIAQDYLEHQLEHHNFFEEFLDDDGNSRIVRAGNPVEHPLASPDAGYRTIDVLTDLSGLNNKQLAKLLMQVNSRVTDNFIQELRRRVSMLERPLLTARAHRKSYIYSNYNPKYAQYLATILRTYYNFCDAKKDRKGNLTTPAMRIGIADKVFDWNDILYFK; encoded by the coding sequence ATGAATTTTTATACCCGTATTGCTAATAAAAGAGACCAAATAGTAGAAATAGATACTCCTGTTTCTGAAGATAAAGTAGATTTAAGACAAGAAGATTATGAAAAGATGTCAAGAAAAGCTTTTAATAAGAAACATAGACTGTTTTTAACAAGAGAACAATTTACACCAGTGAAATTAAAGTATAAAGACAAAACTTACCCCCTTCAGTTAAATCATTGTAATAATCCATTTTGTCGGTGGTTTGGCGAAAATCAAAGTGAAATTTCTAGATTAAGCACTAGAGGTAGAAAACGCTACAAATACAGGATTGATGGAGATTGGGAAAAAGAAGATAGAGGTAGAATGATTATTTGTAACAATGATCCCAATGTACCAGGTGCTTATGGTAATTGTGCAACTAGACCTGTATCTAATTGGAGTGCAGCAGAAGAAATAAAGCGATTAGTAACAATAAACACACCAGTTGATATTGAGCCAGAATATAAATATCATAAAGATTCTTGTAATAAGCCTCACACAAACCCTTTTGATAACCCTGAAGATTTTCAGAAATATGGCAAAAGCAAATATAATTCTCAAAGACTTCGCTGTAAAGAATGCTACAAAATTACTACTCTGATGCCTGAACGTGAAAAAGCCTTTACCTATCACCAGCAGCGAAGTGAAATAGTGCCAACCTTAGCATCAATGCTAATTAATAGAGTACCAGTTAAAAGAGCTTGTGAGATTCTTAATATTAGCTCTCAGACTTATTATGACAAGCTAGAATATGTATATCTTAGATGTTTAGAATTTTTAAGCAAATTTGAAACTAATCCATTATCTGATAAGTTTTTTGATAAATTATGGATTAACACTGACATGTTTATTTACTATTTAAACAACTCCCGTCATAAATTAAAAGGAAATAAAAGAAGAAATAGAGTGACTAAAGAAAGTTTTAAGCGAATGGAAACAAATTTGATTGTATCTGGCGATATTCATTCGGGATATGTTTTGCGAGCAGATTTGGCTTATGATTGGGATGCCACTAGAGAAAAATTATTAGCTGACACTAAAAAATATAAATGTGATCATATGGAAGAAAGTGAAAGAAAAAATGCCAGGCTAGAACATTCATATTTCCCTCAACCGCCTACAAAATTTGATAAAGAAAATTTATCAAATATAGATGAAGAAATAGAAAAATACAAACAGGAAAAAAAGAATTTTGATACCAGATTTGATTATGTTAGTGGCTTACATGTGTCCCCTAGATATACTGCCATAGCCCATTTTTGGCTGCTGAAAAACTTATTGAACGTAAAAGATTGGTTTTTCATAAACGATGATGATGGCAGCTTAAAAAATAGTATCTTTCGAGTATTTAAGGATGAAATTAAAAATGGTTATGCTAATTATTTCCTGTGCCAAGTTGATCATGATAAACAATTAAGTCAAGCACTTAAGGAACATCAAGAATCCAAGATTGAGCTAAAGAACTGGAGAGATGAATGTGGCCTTTCCAAAAAGCTTTCTATTTGGCAAATAGCTCAAGATTACTTGGAACATCAGCTTGAGCATCATAATTTCTTTGAAGAGTTCTTGGATGATGATGGGAATAGTCGGATAGTTCGTGCTGGTAATCCTGTTGAGCATCCATTAGCTTCCCCCGATGCAGGATATAGAACTATAGATGTTTTAACTGATTTATCTGGACTTAATAACAAGCAATTAGCTAAATTATTAATGCAAGTTAATAGCCGAGTTACAGATAATTTTATCCAGGAATTACGTCGTAGAGTTTCAATGTTAGAAAGACCCCTGTTAACAGCTAGGGCTCATAGAAAAAGTTATATTTATTCTAATTACAACCCTAAATATGCTCAATACCTGGCCACAATTTTAAGGACATATTATAACTTTTGTGATGCTAAAAAAGATAGAAAAGGAAATTTAACTACCCCTGCTATGAGAATTGGCATAGCAGATAAAGTTTTTGATTGGAATGATATATTATATTTTAAGTAA
- a CDS encoding leucine-rich repeat domain-containing protein gives MSVRRLFHLLLITCLFVSIAFMVGCATEYEVEVQADPEKAGKIEGEGTYEEGDEVAVETNPKDGYEFKKWEKDGEELSQDQEYKFEVKENKKLVAEFAETVDIPDENLEAAIKQELGVNQVTKENIKELTSLEARREGISDLNNLGKAENLKNLNLSGNKIQDITALTELTGLEKLNLNNNEITDIKALHELTNLKEINLAGNEIDEISFLGELTDLEELSVKDLILVDFVQSPGDDYITYRVKSPLPLTVDVQVVNINEDLSVEQVFEPNSVTDRGELYSFTEASSYEDPFVQHVPKTHPFDVYKDHEWENTEVLKVVVREELDEGMEGEHKPSGEYKFDFKNREIIEIND, from the coding sequence TTGTCAGTAAGAAGGTTATTTCATTTATTATTGATTACATGCTTGTTTGTTTCAATAGCTTTTATGGTAGGTTGTGCCACTGAGTACGAAGTAGAGGTACAGGCTGATCCTGAAAAAGCAGGAAAAATTGAGGGCGAAGGAACTTATGAAGAAGGTGATGAGGTTGCAGTTGAGACGAACCCTAAAGATGGATACGAATTTAAAAAATGGGAAAAAGATGGAGAAGAATTAAGTCAAGATCAAGAATATAAATTTGAAGTTAAAGAAAACAAAAAATTAGTTGCTGAATTTGCAGAAACTGTAGACATTCCAGATGAAAATTTAGAAGCAGCTATTAAGCAAGAATTAGGTGTAAATCAAGTGACTAAAGAAAATATTAAAGAGTTAACATCTTTGGAGGCGAGAAGAGAAGGGATTAGCGATCTGAATAACTTGGGAAAGGCAGAGAATCTTAAAAACTTAAACCTTTCGGGCAATAAAATTCAAGATATAACCGCTTTAACTGAACTTACTGGACTAGAGAAGTTAAACTTAAACAATAATGAGATAACAGATATTAAAGCACTACATGAGTTAACAAATCTTAAAGAAATCAACCTTGCAGGAAATGAAATCGATGAGATAAGTTTTTTGGGAGAATTAACCGATCTCGAGGAACTTTCTGTGAAGGATTTGATATTGGTTGATTTTGTCCAATCTCCTGGAGATGACTATATAACTTATAGGGTAAAAAGCCCATTACCCTTAACTGTCGATGTTCAGGTAGTAAACATAAATGAAGATTTAAGCGTTGAACAGGTATTTGAACCAAATAGTGTTACTGATCGGGGCGAGCTTTATAGTTTTACTGAAGCGTCTTCCTATGAAGACCCATTTGTTCAGCATGTTCCCAAAACACATCCATTTGACGTTTATAAAGACCATGAATGGGAAAATACAGAAGTTTTAAAAGTTGTTGTTCGTGAAGAACTTGATGAGGGTATGGAAGGAGAACACAAACCATCTGGAGAGTATAAATTTGATTTTAAAAACAGAGAGATTATTGAGATTAATGATTAG
- the miaA gene encoding tRNA (adenosine(37)-N6)-dimethylallyltransferase MiaA — MSEYRDTKSPIKNPPIIVIVGPTAVGKTELAISLAKKIDGEIISADSMQIYKGMDIGTAKPSKREQNNITHHMIDMTEPDQDYSVAKFKKVAQDIINDIVVRGKFPIIVGGTGLYVNALIYDYSFEELPRDSDCREKLRKKIEIEGLHKLHEELTDADPKAAERIHPNDEKRIIRALEVIYTTGNPISEYQKTQKESPYNTLMIGLTKSRDELYDRIEKRVDKMLEKGLVDEVKDLLARGYNKNMTSMQALGYKEIVEYLQGEVTFEETIKLVKKRTKRFAKRQLTWFNRDQNITWYNLSCTNLFKVEKDIIRMLQEYF, encoded by the coding sequence ATGAGTGAATACAGAGACACAAAAAGTCCAATTAAAAATCCTCCTATTATTGTGATAGTTGGACCAACAGCAGTTGGTAAAACGGAATTAGCTATATCTCTTGCCAAAAAGATTGATGGCGAGATAATCTCAGCAGATTCTATGCAGATTTATAAAGGTATGGATATTGGCACGGCAAAACCTTCTAAAAGAGAACAAAATAATATCACTCATCATATGATAGATATGACAGAGCCAGATCAAGATTATAGTGTGGCAAAGTTTAAAAAAGTGGCCCAAGATATTATAAATGATATTGTCGTTAGAGGTAAGTTTCCAATAATAGTTGGTGGAACGGGTCTTTATGTCAATGCTTTAATTTATGATTATTCTTTTGAAGAATTACCTCGTGATTCTGATTGTCGAGAAAAATTAAGAAAAAAGATAGAAATAGAAGGGCTGCATAAGCTCCATGAAGAACTTACAGATGCTGACCCAAAGGCTGCAGAAAGAATTCATCCAAATGATGAGAAAAGAATTATTAGGGCTCTTGAAGTCATTTATACTACCGGAAATCCTATTTCAGAATATCAAAAAACTCAAAAAGAAAGTCCCTATAATACTTTAATGATAGGATTAACAAAAAGTAGAGATGAACTATATGATAGAATAGAAAAAAGAGTTGATAAAATGCTTGAAAAAGGTCTAGTTGATGAAGTTAAAGATTTACTTGCCAGAGGATATAATAAAAATATGACTTCTATGCAGGCCCTTGGTTATAAGGAGATTGTCGAGTATCTGCAAGGTGAAGTTACATTTGAAGAGACTATAAAGCTAGTAAAGAAAAGAACTAAACGATTTGCCAAACGACAGTTAACCTGGTTTAACAGAGATCAAAATATTACTTGGTATAATCTAAGCTGTACAAATCTTTTTAAGGTGGAAAAAGATATTATTAGAATGTTGCAGGAATATTTTTAA